Proteins encoded by one window of Rhodamnia argentea isolate NSW1041297 chromosome 6, ASM2092103v1, whole genome shotgun sequence:
- the LOC115733109 gene encoding barwin-like, with protein sequence MGRFSLCLALLLCLAISTADAQSASNVRATYHYYNPAQNGWDLNAVSAYCSTWDAGQPLAWRQKYGWTAFCGPVGPQGQEACGKCLRITNTRTNAQIIARIVDQCSNGGLDLDYETIFHPLDTDGNGYNQGHLIVNYEFVNCGD encoded by the exons ATGGGGAGATTTAGCCTCTGTCTGGCGTTGTTGCTTTGCCTCGCCATCTCCACAGCCGATGCCCAGAGCGCTAGCAACGTCAGGGCGACCTACCACTACTACAACCCCGCGCAGAACGGGTGGGACTTGAATGCCGTCAGCGCTTACTGCTCGACCTGGGACGCGGGCCAGCCGCTGGCGTGGCGGCAGAAGTACGGTTGGACCGCCTTCTGCGGGCCGGTCGGGCCTCAAGGGCAAGAGGCTTGCGGCAAATGCTTGAGG ATCACAAACACCAGGACCAATGCGCAAATTATCGCCAGGATCGTCGACCAGTGCAGCAACGGAGGGCTCGATCTGGACTACGAAACCATCTTCCATCCGCTGGACACCGACGGGAATGGATATAACCAAGGACACCTCATTGTGAACTATGAGTTCGTCAACTGTGGTGACTAA
- the LOC115734406 gene encoding barwin-like codes for MERLGLCLALLLCLAISAADAQSASNVRATYHYYNPAQNGWDLNAVSAYCATWDAGKPLAWRKKYGWTAFCGPVGPHGQQACGKCLRITNMKTNAQITARIVDQCSNGGLDLDYNTVFRPLDTDGSGYNQGHLTVKYQFVNCGD; via the exons ATGGAGAGACTTGGCCTTTGTCTCGCGTTGTTGCTTTGCCTCGCCATCTCCGCAGCCGATGCCCAGAGCGCTAGCAACGTCAGGGCGACGTACCACTACTACAACCCCGCGCAGAACGGGTGGGACTTGAATGCCGTCAGCGCTTACTGCGCGACCTGGGACGCGGGCAAGCCCCTGGCTTGGCGGAAGAAGTACGGATGGACCGCCTTCTGTGGGCCGGTCGGGCCTCATGGGCAACAGGCTTGTGGCAAATGCTTGAGG ATCACGAACATGAAGACCAATGCTCAAATTACCGCGAGGATCGTCGACCAGTGCAGCAACGGAGGGCTCGACCTGGACTACAACACCGTCTTCCGCCCGTTGGACACCGACGGAAGCGGATATAACCAAGGGCACCTCACTGTCAAATACCAGTTCGTTAACTGTGGCGACTGA